One region of Bdellovibrio bacteriovorus genomic DNA includes:
- a CDS encoding flagellin, giving the protein MGLRIGTNVAALNAQKNLYMTQINSNRSMARLASGMRINQAADDAAGLAISENLKGQIRGLRQANRNANDGISLVQVAEGSLNEVSNMLIRLRELGVQASSDTIGETERKFLDVEYQQLKSEIQRITEATVFNGYELLNGTGGMIDIQVGVNNDPFRDRISFNSGAANASVDALGLTAESVGSKEGAQLSLDVIDQALTSVNAIRANFGALQNRLVSTSNNLLIADENLSAANSRIRDTDVAAETSEMTRNNILLQAGVSVLGQANQSQQLALKLLG; this is encoded by the coding sequence ATGGGATTAAGAATCGGTACCAATGTGGCAGCGTTGAATGCACAAAAAAACTTGTACATGACGCAAATTAACTCAAATCGTTCAATGGCAAGATTGGCTTCTGGAATGAGAATCAATCAAGCAGCGGACGATGCCGCAGGTCTTGCGATCAGTGAAAACCTCAAAGGACAAATCAGAGGTTTAAGACAAGCCAACAGAAATGCCAATGATGGTATCTCTCTTGTGCAGGTCGCAGAGGGCAGCTTGAACGAAGTTTCAAATATGCTCATTCGTTTAAGAGAATTGGGTGTACAAGCTTCATCTGACACTATTGGTGAAACAGAAAGAAAGTTTTTGGATGTTGAGTATCAACAGTTGAAATCCGAGATTCAGCGTATCACTGAAGCGACAGTTTTCAACGGTTACGAACTACTTAACGGCACAGGTGGAATGATTGATATTCAGGTCGGCGTAAACAACGACCCTTTCCGTGACAGAATCAGCTTTAACTCTGGTGCTGCCAACGCCTCAGTAGATGCCTTGGGATTGACGGCAGAATCTGTAGGCTCGAAGGAAGGAGCTCAACTGAGCTTGGATGTGATCGACCAGGCATTGACTTCGGTGAATGCGATTCGTGCGAACTTTGGTGCGCTACAAAATCGTCTGGTATCAACATCAAACAACTTGTTGATCGCAGATGAGAACTTGTCAGCAGCCAACTCGCGAATCAGAGACACTGACGTCGCAGCAGAAACTTCCGAAATGACAAGAAATAACATCTTGTTGCAGGCTGGGGTTTCCGTACTGGGCCAGGCGAATCAGTCGCAACAATTGGCACTAAAACTTTTGGGCTAA
- a CDS encoding LysR family transcriptional regulator, with the protein MQQLYYELSVLAKAVNFKNLSAAALHVGLSQPQLSRIIAKIEDELKIVLLDRSAKRKSGWTSVAFQLSEIFEKSIRRLETELQGISNNQMVGELHIGTLEGLSDFALNTSRLCFEEVGVKKITLDIFDLNELEANFLSGNLDLIFTSKTPGRQKFKYLAELGFQRLDRIESSKKFAVLSSFEYGRANKKELEAYPHLFVSNSLAMRRAWFDKHGGTGHLPTEAKKGRAKDAEPVMMIGSELLSPVLWENLTQAIED; encoded by the coding sequence ATGCAGCAGTTGTATTACGAACTTAGTGTCTTAGCCAAAGCCGTCAACTTTAAGAACTTATCTGCTGCCGCTTTGCACGTGGGTTTAAGTCAACCGCAGCTTTCCCGCATTATCGCAAAAATCGAAGACGAGCTGAAAATCGTTCTTCTAGATCGTTCAGCAAAACGAAAATCGGGTTGGACGTCGGTGGCTTTTCAGCTTTCTGAAATCTTTGAAAAGTCCATTCGCCGCCTCGAAACCGAACTTCAAGGCATTAGCAATAATCAAATGGTGGGCGAGCTGCACATCGGAACCTTAGAAGGACTTTCGGATTTCGCTCTGAATACGTCTCGTTTGTGCTTTGAAGAAGTGGGCGTAAAAAAGATCACATTGGATATTTTTGATTTAAATGAACTTGAAGCCAACTTCCTTTCGGGAAATTTGGATTTGATATTCACGTCAAAGACCCCGGGACGTCAGAAGTTTAAATACCTGGCAGAGCTTGGATTCCAAAGACTTGATAGAATTGAATCATCAAAAAAATTCGCCGTTTTAAGTTCTTTTGAATATGGCCGCGCAAATAAAAAGGAACTTGAGGCTTATCCTCATCTCTTCGTTTCAAACTCTTTAGCCATGCGCCGAGCTTGGTTTGATAAGCATGGCGGAACAGGTCACTTACCAACAGAAGCAAAAAAAGGGCGTGCGAAAGACGCGGAACCTGTGATGATGATTGGTTCAGAACTTCTGAGCCCTGTACTTTGGGAAAATCTTACGCAAGCGATTGAAGACTAA
- a CDS encoding ABC1 kinase family protein, giving the protein MFAKHGFHQVAEKVKLGKFIIERLNSSSDIEAFSMPERMRISFEELGPTFVKLGQLLASRPDLVPEEYVTEFEKLHDRVQPLKFETVESVLREEFGSSLYQRFASIDPEPLGSASIAQVHKARLATGEDVVIKVQRPGIIQTINDDLNVLYLLADLLVTYIPETRPYNPVGIVDEYFRTLDLETNFVVEANNIRRFQENFAGSEHIKIPKVYLDYTTERVLVMEALAGIPLSQEGALQQANIDPNEVIRRGLRAYLKMVFEDGLFHGDLHAGNFFIMPDNHIGLIDFGVVGRLNNRTQAAIANMLLALSKEDYERLAYEYVDLAPFTDRVNIDLFAKDLRELIAPYFGLTLKNVNLGKILMKSSGIAATHHLHVPTDLMLFFKSIVSIEGMGRKIHKDFDFLQYSLEFAGELAKTRFGPERVMNDMTQMARESKAFLNSLPRQLNFFLRKINSPEHSFSLKVGEIKELKRSVESSSNLLFLGVIIGSLILSSSYIFVHDTGRHIAGIPMMSFVGYIIAGLLGMISFLNYIRKP; this is encoded by the coding sequence GTGTTCGCAAAGCACGGGTTTCATCAGGTCGCGGAAAAGGTAAAACTCGGTAAGTTCATTATCGAGCGCTTAAACTCAAGCTCTGACATCGAAGCCTTTTCGATGCCAGAGCGGATGAGAATCAGCTTTGAAGAACTGGGTCCCACTTTTGTCAAACTAGGCCAGCTTTTAGCCAGTCGTCCCGATCTTGTCCCCGAAGAATACGTCACTGAATTTGAAAAGCTTCACGACCGCGTTCAACCCCTCAAATTTGAAACGGTTGAATCCGTTCTTCGCGAAGAGTTTGGAAGTTCTCTTTATCAAAGGTTTGCAAGCATCGATCCTGAACCTCTGGGTTCAGCCAGTATCGCCCAGGTTCATAAAGCGCGGTTAGCCACAGGTGAAGACGTTGTTATCAAAGTGCAACGGCCAGGTATTATTCAAACCATCAACGATGATTTGAATGTTCTTTATCTTCTAGCGGACTTGTTGGTGACCTACATCCCAGAAACTCGCCCTTACAATCCGGTGGGCATCGTCGATGAATACTTCCGCACCCTCGATTTAGAAACAAACTTCGTAGTTGAGGCAAATAACATCCGTCGCTTTCAAGAAAATTTCGCGGGTAGCGAACACATCAAAATCCCGAAAGTTTATTTAGATTATACGACGGAACGAGTTCTGGTCATGGAAGCCCTTGCCGGAATTCCATTAAGCCAAGAAGGCGCTTTACAACAAGCAAATATCGATCCTAACGAAGTTATTCGAAGAGGCCTTCGAGCTTACCTAAAAATGGTGTTTGAAGACGGGCTTTTTCACGGCGATCTGCATGCCGGGAACTTCTTTATCATGCCGGACAATCACATTGGTTTGATTGATTTCGGTGTTGTCGGTCGTCTTAACAATCGCACACAAGCGGCTATCGCAAATATGCTTTTAGCTTTGTCTAAAGAGGACTATGAGCGCCTGGCTTACGAGTACGTGGACTTAGCCCCTTTCACCGACCGTGTGAATATTGATCTTTTCGCCAAGGACTTGCGAGAATTGATTGCCCCCTACTTCGGTTTGACTTTAAAAAACGTCAATTTGGGTAAAATCCTGATGAAGTCTTCCGGAATCGCGGCGACACACCATTTGCATGTTCCCACGGACCTGATGCTCTTCTTTAAATCCATCGTGTCTATCGAGGGCATGGGCCGGAAAATTCATAAGGATTTTGATTTCCTCCAATACTCTTTAGAATTTGCCGGAGAACTCGCTAAAACACGCTTTGGTCCTGAACGAGTTATGAACGACATGACTCAGATGGCTCGTGAATCCAAAGCATTTTTAAATTCTTTACCGCGCCAGTTGAATTTCTTTTTAAGAAAGATCAACAGCCCTGAGCACTCATTCAGCTTGAAGGTGGGCGAAATTAAAGAGCTTAAACGCTCGGTAGAAAGCTCCTCGAATTTACTTTTCTTAGGCGTGATCATCGGCTCGCTGATCTTAAGTTCTTCGTATATCTTCGTACACGATACCGGAAGACATATCGCAGGAATACCGATGATGAGCTTCGTGGGTTATATCATCGCGGGCCTTTTAGGCATGATTTCATTTCTTAATTATATTCGTAAACCTTAG
- the rnr gene encoding ribonuclease R gives MQKKKLLNGTIKRHPDGFGFFIPDDPEHPDVYIPRHSMEGIMTNDKVAVEVFPEKGTERFRGEIIRVLNRGTKTVVGRFYRMNDRVGAIRDEGKGWGQDLKIKLEDSLNAKDKELVAAEILTYPDEGKSFTGKVTEIIGDALDPLTDIKRVIRSNNIPLEFSKATLEEASHFSELPDEKDFKGRVDLRDKNLITIDGATAKDFDDAVYVETTEEGFLLYVAIADVSHYVKIGSAIDKDAYERGTSVYFPNYVVPMLPEVLSNGLCSLNPHVPRLCLVAEMLFDFTGELKTSKFYEAVMESKARVTYGEAQEIIDGADIEKFSHVKGNIILLADLAKILMAKRFKEGSLDLEIPETELVIDGAGVPVDIQRSERLFSHRLIEEMMLAANVAVAKFLSSRNIPAMYRIHEPPNEQAIALLEKYLANFGGKVKLNQGKLQKRLTKALEEFENRPEAQILNILTLRSMSQAKYSMNNVGHFGLGFEFYTHFTSPIRRYPDLIVHRLIKNQVMPQSRYRLMSEDDLSSASTILSAAEQRSTKAERQIHSIKKARFMEKFVGQEFDGMISSVAKFGVFVLLREYDVDGLIRLDDLGGDRYEYDEENLRLVARKSGFSYSIGDMIRIQVAAADPELGQINFLPAGVELEDEDEEMTDAEVSADKFLKKLHQQNRPQRPGKREDNRSKQSTSARKDRGGERGERGRGERDRDRDHKRDRDEKPFKKEGFKKDQKKQSSRFFADTRQERDGQARKIEKAERAHGFKPQPREDDEQRGPNQDLLNMILGPERYRGQSEETSAKDKPKLSKKLMFAEQSKLRDNDNYSEMNSDSLKDRKPDRQNTKKRGETSNDRRGVRKARVSSGRGKGKTR, from the coding sequence ATGCAAAAGAAAAAACTCCTCAACGGCACAATCAAAAGACATCCCGACGGATTCGGATTCTTTATTCCTGATGACCCTGAACATCCTGATGTGTATATTCCTCGCCACTCGATGGAAGGAATCATGACCAACGACAAAGTGGCCGTTGAAGTCTTTCCTGAAAAGGGCACTGAGCGTTTCCGCGGTGAAATCATCCGTGTTCTTAATCGTGGAACAAAAACTGTTGTAGGCCGCTTCTATCGCATGAACGACAGAGTGGGCGCCATCCGCGATGAGGGCAAAGGATGGGGGCAAGACCTTAAGATCAAGCTTGAAGATTCCTTAAACGCCAAAGATAAAGAATTGGTGGCAGCAGAAATTCTTACTTATCCTGATGAAGGAAAATCCTTCACGGGTAAAGTGACAGAGATCATCGGTGACGCCTTAGATCCTTTAACAGATATTAAACGCGTTATCCGCTCGAACAATATTCCTTTAGAGTTTTCAAAAGCGACTTTAGAAGAGGCCTCTCACTTTAGTGAACTTCCTGACGAAAAGGATTTCAAAGGCCGCGTCGACTTGCGCGACAAGAACCTCATCACTATCGACGGCGCAACTGCGAAGGACTTCGATGATGCTGTTTACGTAGAAACGACCGAAGAAGGCTTTCTACTTTATGTCGCCATCGCTGATGTCAGTCACTACGTTAAAATCGGCAGCGCTATTGATAAAGATGCTTATGAGCGCGGAACTTCCGTTTACTTCCCGAACTACGTCGTCCCTATGTTACCAGAGGTTCTAAGTAACGGGCTTTGTTCTTTAAATCCACACGTTCCCCGTCTGTGCCTAGTGGCAGAAATGCTTTTTGATTTCACGGGCGAACTAAAGACTTCGAAGTTTTATGAAGCCGTGATGGAAAGTAAAGCGCGTGTTACTTACGGTGAAGCGCAAGAAATCATCGATGGCGCCGACATCGAAAAATTCAGTCATGTTAAAGGAAACATCATTCTTTTAGCAGATTTAGCTAAGATCTTAATGGCCAAGAGATTTAAAGAAGGCTCTTTAGATCTAGAAATTCCAGAAACAGAATTAGTCATTGATGGCGCGGGAGTTCCCGTCGACATCCAACGTTCAGAGCGTCTCTTTTCACATCGCCTGATTGAAGAAATGATGCTCGCAGCGAACGTGGCGGTCGCTAAGTTCCTATCAAGTCGCAATATCCCGGCTATGTACCGTATCCACGAACCACCGAACGAACAGGCGATTGCCCTTTTAGAGAAATATCTAGCAAACTTCGGCGGTAAGGTTAAATTGAACCAAGGTAAGCTGCAAAAGCGACTTACTAAAGCTTTAGAAGAGTTTGAAAATCGTCCTGAAGCTCAAATTCTGAATATTTTGACTTTAAGATCGATGAGCCAAGCTAAGTACAGCATGAATAATGTGGGCCACTTCGGTCTGGGTTTTGAGTTCTATACTCACTTCACTTCACCGATTCGCCGTTATCCTGACTTGATTGTTCATCGCTTGATTAAAAACCAGGTGATGCCGCAATCACGCTATCGCCTGATGAGCGAAGACGATCTTTCTTCCGCTTCGACAATTCTTTCTGCAGCTGAACAACGTTCCACGAAAGCGGAAAGACAGATTCACTCGATTAAAAAAGCCCGTTTCATGGAAAAATTCGTGGGACAGGAATTCGACGGTATGATCAGCTCGGTTGCAAAATTCGGCGTCTTCGTTCTTTTGCGTGAATACGATGTCGATGGACTGATTCGTTTAGATGATCTTGGCGGAGACCGTTACGAATATGACGAGGAAAATCTGCGCCTTGTTGCTAGAAAATCCGGTTTTAGTTATAGCATCGGCGATATGATTCGCATTCAAGTGGCCGCCGCTGATCCTGAGCTAGGTCAAATCAACTTCCTTCCTGCAGGCGTTGAGCTCGAGGATGAAGACGAAGAAATGACCGACGCTGAAGTGTCTGCTGACAAGTTCCTTAAGAAACTACACCAGCAAAATCGCCCACAACGTCCGGGAAAAAGAGAAGACAATCGCTCCAAGCAGTCCACTTCTGCTCGTAAAGATCGTGGTGGCGAACGTGGTGAACGAGGTCGTGGTGAACGCGATCGCGACCGTGATCACAAACGCGACCGCGATGAAAAGCCGTTCAAAAAAGAAGGCTTTAAGAAAGATCAGAAGAAACAATCTTCTCGATTCTTTGCGGATACTCGACAAGAACGCGACGGACAAGCTCGCAAAATTGAAAAAGCCGAAAGAGCCCACGGTTTTAAACCGCAGCCTCGCGAGGACGACGAACAGCGCGGACCGAATCAAGATCTATTGAACATGATCCTTGGTCCAGAGAGATATCGCGGTCAAAGCGAAGAGACCTCTGCTAAAGACAAGCCCAAGCTCAGTAAGAAATTGATGTTTGCCGAACAGTCTAAACTTCGTGATAATGACAACTATTCGGAGATGAATAGTGACAGCCTTAAAGACCGGAAGCCAGATCGGCAAAACACTAAAAAACGCGGCGAGACTTCGAACGATCGTCGGGGTGTTCGCAAAGCACGGGTTTCATCAGGTCGCGGAAAAGGTAAAACTCGGTAA
- a CDS encoding outer membrane beta-barrel protein, whose translation MKLLRVVMLGCLIASANAHAADLAGITVNGEVAFDYNFLSTKDNGIPNTGAATNETYRLNSAQILLKKETDQINFLARLAYVPTAVVTTTTPAEGKTTYNLGTLDQIEAYYKVTSQFHIGFGRFLTTMGYESLLKSENSTYNNTIAYQSIVPGYGEGLRLRYIAGDWLTATLSTYNQSTYSAWGDDYTPTKTTELSATGVLGNLTWFGGYYLGTDSGATAKVEKSASSVWAAYKFADNFSLAITYDSRTFTPDGEHAHWADSTSAVLSYGLNQHNLALRYEMVRGANELVDPVTFATYGNADKVNSLTVTDKIALTENFKVYAEYRMDQADEDVFADEDGNANSKKDASMITLGAIASF comes from the coding sequence GTGAAACTTTTGAGAGTCGTCATGTTGGGATGCTTAATTGCGAGTGCAAATGCACACGCTGCAGACCTTGCCGGAATCACTGTAAATGGTGAAGTGGCATTTGATTATAACTTTTTGTCTACAAAGGACAACGGCATCCCAAACACGGGTGCGGCAACGAATGAAACTTACCGTCTTAACTCGGCTCAGATCCTTCTTAAAAAAGAAACGGATCAAATCAACTTCTTGGCTCGACTTGCTTATGTACCAACTGCGGTAGTTACAACAACGACTCCTGCTGAAGGTAAAACAACTTACAACTTGGGCACTTTGGATCAAATCGAAGCTTATTATAAAGTGACCTCTCAGTTTCACATCGGTTTTGGTCGTTTCTTAACTACAATGGGTTATGAGTCCTTATTAAAGTCTGAAAACTCGACTTATAATAATACGATCGCATATCAATCCATCGTTCCGGGATACGGTGAAGGATTGCGTCTTCGCTATATCGCAGGTGACTGGTTGACGGCGACTCTTTCTACATACAACCAATCTACTTACAGCGCTTGGGGTGATGATTACACGCCAACTAAAACGACAGAGCTTTCAGCAACAGGTGTTCTTGGCAACCTTACTTGGTTCGGTGGCTACTACTTGGGAACAGACTCTGGAGCGACAGCGAAAGTTGAAAAGTCGGCTTCCAGCGTTTGGGCCGCTTATAAGTTCGCAGACAATTTCTCTTTAGCTATTACTTATGATTCACGCACATTCACTCCAGATGGCGAACATGCTCACTGGGCGGATTCAACAAGTGCAGTTCTTTCTTATGGTTTGAATCAACATAACCTGGCATTACGTTACGAAATGGTTCGTGGAGCCAATGAACTTGTAGATCCAGTTACTTTTGCCACTTATGGAAATGCTGACAAAGTGAATTCTTTGACAGTGACAGATAAGATCGCTTTGACAGAAAACTTTAAAGTCTATGCGGAATATCGCATGGATCAAGCAGATGAAGATGTTTTTGCTGATGAAGACGGAAACGCCAACAGCAAAAAAGACGCCAGCATGATCACGCTGGGCGCGATTGCAAGCTTCTAA
- a CDS encoding methyl-accepting chemotaxis protein yields MKSWLRGIKGKLFFSAVIPLFGFIALGYISYASFTSLGGLLNDAYVNIIPNLKAVDDIEGARARIGQYLWGSMANKDVPKHRGDYVKKARIAVKEYEDAIAEYEANSFQPGEAEIYANMKHLNAEYIAEVNKFIAILDTGTDEELLKAREMMTGGPYLAHSTTIKKTAGEIISLYEKMAKEKNEFQKAETKKALTLLAIIGCVSAVLVFGILLFVANALSKRVSMVVNKLSDAGTQVNQAINQLSLAGQSLSQASTSSAASLEETVASLEEMTSMVKLNSDNAKQAASLAVTSRTAAEDGEREIKNLVTSMHDISQSSKKIEEIINVIDDIAFQTNLLALNAAVEAARAGEQGKGFAVVADAVRTLAQRSASAAKDITSLIKDSVEKIENGTEIADRSGAVLNNIVTSIKKVSDLNNEISAASSEQTTGIQQINKAMNQLDQGSQSNAASSEEIASTAEEISSQSNQMQLLVKDLNGYVTGQTEVTGPSEVKADAKKQKPAPQAAGSKVIKFKPPQKAAKPTEAAEVIPFDNEDEPRAKVGTTDGF; encoded by the coding sequence ATGAAATCGTGGCTTCGTGGTATTAAAGGTAAGTTGTTCTTCTCTGCAGTGATTCCTCTTTTTGGATTCATCGCTCTTGGCTACATCTCTTATGCAAGCTTCACTTCTTTAGGGGGCCTGCTCAATGATGCCTACGTGAATATTATTCCAAACCTTAAAGCAGTGGATGATATTGAAGGAGCTCGTGCGCGCATTGGCCAGTATCTCTGGGGGTCGATGGCTAATAAAGATGTCCCAAAACATCGTGGAGACTATGTTAAGAAAGCCCGCATAGCCGTAAAAGAATATGAAGACGCCATCGCAGAATACGAAGCAAATAGTTTTCAACCTGGCGAAGCAGAGATTTATGCCAACATGAAGCATTTAAATGCGGAATATATCGCCGAAGTTAATAAATTCATCGCGATTCTTGATACGGGCACCGACGAAGAACTTCTTAAAGCGCGCGAAATGATGACGGGCGGTCCTTATCTAGCTCATTCGACTACGATCAAAAAGACGGCGGGCGAGATCATCAGCCTCTATGAAAAGATGGCCAAAGAAAAAAACGAATTTCAAAAAGCTGAGACGAAGAAGGCTTTAACCTTGCTCGCAATTATCGGCTGCGTCTCGGCGGTGTTGGTGTTTGGTATCTTATTATTCGTGGCCAACGCCTTAAGCAAACGCGTAAGCATGGTCGTGAACAAACTTTCAGATGCAGGCACTCAAGTAAACCAAGCTATTAATCAATTGTCGCTTGCCGGACAAAGTCTATCACAAGCTTCAACATCTTCGGCCGCCTCACTGGAAGAAACCGTTGCTTCTTTGGAAGAAATGACTTCCATGGTGAAGTTGAATTCGGACAATGCAAAACAGGCTGCAAGCCTTGCAGTAACATCTCGTACCGCCGCCGAAGATGGTGAGCGTGAGATCAAAAATCTAGTGACTTCGATGCATGATATATCTCAATCTTCTAAAAAAATTGAAGAGATCATCAATGTTATCGACGACATTGCCTTCCAAACAAACTTGTTGGCTTTGAACGCTGCTGTCGAAGCGGCTCGCGCGGGAGAACAAGGTAAGGGCTTTGCCGTAGTAGCTGATGCCGTTCGTACTTTGGCGCAAAGATCGGCTTCCGCAGCAAAAGACATCACAAGTCTTATTAAGGACTCGGTCGAAAAAATTGAAAACGGGACCGAGATCGCTGATCGCTCGGGAGCCGTCTTAAATAATATCGTCACTTCAATCAAGAAGGTGTCTGACCTGAATAATGAGATCTCTGCAGCAAGTTCTGAGCAAACAACCGGCATTCAGCAAATTAATAAAGCCATGAACCAGTTGGATCAGGGCTCACAGTCAAATGCAGCTTCCTCTGAAGAAATTGCATCGACGGCAGAAGAAATTTCGTCGCAATCCAATCAGATGCAGTTATTAGTGAAAGACCTGAATGGCTACGTCACGGGTCAGACAGAAGTTACGGGCCCTTCCGAAGTCAAAGCGGACGCGAAGAAACAGAAGCCAGCTCCTCAAGCTGCAGGCTCAAAGGTGATTAAGTTCAAACCACCGCAAAAAGCAGCGAAGCCAACGGAGGCCGCAGAGGTGATTCCATTTGATAATGAGGATGAACCCAGAGCTAAGGTTGGAACAACCGACGGGTTCTAG
- a CDS encoding EamA family transporter: MNSLYSSLGLLLIAMFSIQFGASFAKQLFPLAGAAGATALRVFISALILSVVAKIWKHKISKKEILPVAAYGISLGAMNLLFYFSLERIPLGIAVAVEFVGPLSVALFASKKSWDILWVALAGVGIYMLLPVASSSESLDGLGVFLALAAGFFWALYIVFGKKISKATGSLQTTSWGMWFAALVTVPAGFIFNGEQILDPSLLPMGLGIALLSSAIPYSLEMKAMTNIPTKTFGILMSMEPVVAIFAGFVMLNESLTLTQSFAVGCIIIASAGSTATAK, translated from the coding sequence TTGAACTCGCTGTATTCGTCTTTAGGTCTTCTTTTAATCGCCATGTTTTCGATTCAATTCGGAGCATCTTTCGCGAAGCAACTCTTCCCACTGGCGGGTGCGGCCGGAGCAACAGCTTTGCGCGTTTTCATCTCGGCCCTGATACTTTCTGTCGTCGCAAAAATTTGGAAACATAAGATTTCCAAAAAAGAGATTCTTCCCGTCGCCGCGTACGGAATCTCTTTAGGTGCGATGAATCTTCTATTTTATTTTTCGTTAGAACGAATCCCTCTTGGTATCGCTGTCGCCGTCGAGTTCGTGGGACCATTAAGTGTCGCATTGTTCGCTTCGAAAAAATCCTGGGATATTTTATGGGTGGCCTTAGCTGGGGTCGGTATCTATATGTTATTGCCAGTAGCCTCTTCTTCAGAAAGTCTTGATGGACTCGGAGTTTTCTTAGCACTTGCGGCTGGATTTTTCTGGGCACTTTATATTGTCTTCGGAAAAAAGATCTCCAAAGCGACAGGCAGCTTACAGACAACAAGCTGGGGAATGTGGTTCGCCGCCTTAGTCACAGTTCCCGCTGGCTTCATTTTCAACGGAGAACAGATTCTAGACCCCTCACTACTACCGATGGGCCTAGGAATCGCACTTCTTTCAAGCGCGATTCCTTATTCTTTGGAAATGAAAGCCATGACGAACATTCCCACGAAAACATTCGGGATTCTAATGAGCATGGAGCCCGTCGTTGCCATATTCGCTGGATTTGTGATGTTGAATGAGTCTTTAACGCTGACTCAATCTTTTGCTGTTGGCTGTATCATCATCGCATCAGCAGGGAGTACTGCCACGGCAAAATAA
- a CDS encoding ABC transporter permease, with protein sequence MESLSLILALVFATLRLATPLIFATTGGLMSERSGIVNIALEGFMLFGAFAGAVAGQYFASAWLGWGAALIAGLIVGALYALFVIELKADQIVTGMAFNLLAMGVIPFLTKILYNSTGTTPALLVEDRFTFEPLLMAFVLVGLVAFWLYKSRSGLWLLFAGEHPEALLASGVSVRKVRWTAVCFSGMFAAWGGASLSLFLSSAYSPMMTSGRGYMALAALIFGKWKPLPALAACLLFAFADAVQIRLQGVRFGESEIPVQFVQILPYLVTIIALAGFIGKSRAPKALGREGF encoded by the coding sequence ATGGAATCACTCTCTCTTATTTTAGCTTTGGTATTTGCGACATTAAGATTAGCGACACCACTTATCTTTGCAACGACCGGTGGTTTGATGAGTGAACGCTCTGGAATCGTGAACATCGCATTGGAAGGCTTCATGCTTTTTGGAGCTTTCGCGGGAGCCGTTGCCGGACAATACTTTGCTTCGGCATGGCTGGGTTGGGGCGCGGCCTTGATTGCAGGTCTTATAGTCGGTGCTCTTTATGCATTGTTCGTTATTGAATTGAAGGCGGACCAGATCGTGACTGGTATGGCGTTCAATTTACTGGCGATGGGTGTAATTCCGTTTCTGACGAAGATTCTTTATAACTCAACGGGCACGACGCCAGCTTTGTTGGTGGAAGATCGTTTTACTTTTGAGCCTTTGCTTATGGCCTTCGTTCTGGTGGGGCTTGTTGCGTTTTGGCTTTACAAATCTCGCTCAGGTCTTTGGCTTTTGTTTGCTGGCGAACATCCCGAAGCTTTGCTCGCTAGTGGCGTAAGTGTACGTAAAGTCCGTTGGACTGCGGTTTGTTTTAGCGGCATGTTTGCCGCGTGGGGTGGCGCAAGTCTTTCTTTATTCTTGTCTTCAGCTTACTCACCCATGATGACGAGTGGTCGCGGCTATATGGCGCTAGCAGCTTTGATCTTTGGTAAGTGGAAGCCACTTCCCGCTTTGGCCGCCTGCTTACTTTTTGCTTTTGCCGACGCAGTTCAGATCCGTTTGCAGGGCGTGCGTTTCGGCGAAAGCGAAATTCCTGTTCAGTTTGTTCAAATTCTTCCCTATCTTGTGACTATCATTGCTTTGGCGGGTTTCATCGGTAAAAGCCGTGCTCCGAAGGCTTTGGGTCGCGAAGGGTTTTAG